A window of the Rhodococcus sp. 4CII genome harbors these coding sequences:
- a CDS encoding integrase yields MTAASASNPSGDQHRLVHDDDPFLDPHRLPDTLQPGAVSRFGDLRWDLSPLNTNDHQAHRCLNWQLFPLPLRPAFRRAGWALVNLPTPDALLGSRNAHRRKWLHPASMRNVVGQWCQLAQWLLARNITDLDALTVDDLSDYAVEVGRRGISTTTAVNRLAAVSLLWGFAPHLPPGDRIPMPPWQAECMRDYLPRTDTTNENGTPPIHPAVMSPLLIWAMRFVDDFADDILAAWQEHHTLTGRIRPHADPAASAAMRKLVEQYAAENRPLPGCIHNGRPMLAISYLAGRANASKEQASHAVRAYGSHLSVAEEAPLSSPIRGRVDGQAWLEHITFHEAPQLMHRLSTACLIVILYLTGMRPGEALELRVRCCPEPGPDDPRPHGYQIHGNYFKGARDGDGKHVVGGLPRDTPWTAIAPVVRAVRVLERMADGPLLFPVKTSWASTTSGSRKRRGEALTCHGANARISAFTTWLNDYAARTRPDERIPDDPHGPVHVNRFRRTLAWHIARLPGGRVALAVQYGHLRASTVTDGYAGRARDGLRRTLDIETARAMADYLDTVADRLHRGEHVSGPAARRLISAATEARNRYEGMFLTPTQARALLKVPQFHVHDNPEAFLTCNYDPTKALCHPDRAHPSGRSKSPATDRCDPACANIARTDTHIAALRTEIARLRDEIAEPATPMPLRERLRQRAAHLNKLVEQHEKTRTTNREETDVDR; encoded by the coding sequence ATGACCGCCGCCTCCGCCTCGAACCCCAGCGGTGACCAGCACCGGTTGGTACACGACGACGACCCCTTCCTCGATCCGCACCGACTGCCCGACACCCTTCAACCCGGGGCTGTGTCCCGGTTCGGTGACCTGCGGTGGGATCTGTCCCCGCTAAACACCAACGACCACCAGGCGCACCGTTGCCTGAACTGGCAGCTGTTCCCGCTGCCGTTGCGGCCGGCGTTCCGACGGGCCGGGTGGGCGTTGGTCAACCTCCCGACCCCCGACGCGCTGCTGGGGAGCCGAAATGCTCACCGACGCAAGTGGCTACACCCGGCCTCGATGCGCAACGTCGTCGGCCAATGGTGCCAACTCGCGCAGTGGCTGCTCGCTCGCAACATCACCGACCTCGACGCGCTGACCGTCGACGACCTCTCCGACTACGCCGTCGAGGTCGGCCGTCGCGGGATCTCCACGACGACGGCGGTCAATCGCCTCGCCGCCGTCAGCCTGCTGTGGGGGTTCGCCCCGCACCTGCCGCCCGGCGACCGCATTCCGATGCCACCGTGGCAGGCCGAATGCATGCGGGACTACCTGCCCCGAACCGACACCACCAACGAGAACGGCACACCCCCGATCCACCCGGCGGTGATGTCGCCGCTGCTGATCTGGGCGATGCGGTTCGTCGACGATTTCGCCGACGACATCCTCGCCGCCTGGCAGGAACACCACACGCTGACCGGCCGGATCCGGCCGCACGCCGACCCCGCGGCGTCCGCAGCCATGCGGAAGCTGGTCGAACAGTACGCCGCCGAGAATCGGCCGCTGCCCGGTTGCATCCACAACGGGCGCCCGATGCTCGCGATCTCCTACCTCGCCGGCCGCGCCAATGCCAGCAAGGAGCAGGCCAGCCACGCCGTCCGGGCCTACGGATCGCACCTGTCCGTGGCGGAGGAGGCACCGCTGAGCAGCCCCATTCGTGGGCGCGTGGACGGGCAAGCGTGGCTCGAGCACATCACCTTCCACGAGGCCCCTCAGCTCATGCACCGACTGTCCACCGCCTGCCTGATCGTCATCTTGTATCTGACCGGGATGAGACCCGGTGAAGCGCTCGAACTGCGGGTCAGGTGTTGCCCGGAACCCGGGCCCGACGACCCGCGCCCCCACGGTTACCAAATCCACGGCAACTACTTCAAGGGCGCCCGCGACGGCGACGGCAAGCATGTGGTCGGAGGGCTTCCCCGGGACACGCCCTGGACCGCGATCGCGCCGGTGGTCCGCGCGGTACGCGTGCTCGAGCGAATGGCGGATGGGCCGTTGTTGTTCCCCGTGAAAACTTCCTGGGCCTCGACCACGTCAGGCTCCCGGAAGCGGCGTGGAGAGGCGCTGACCTGTCATGGCGCCAACGCGCGGATCTCGGCCTTCACCACATGGCTGAACGACTACGCGGCCCGCACCCGCCCCGACGAACGCATCCCCGACGATCCGCACGGCCCGGTGCACGTCAACCGCTTCCGGCGCACTCTCGCCTGGCACATCGCCCGCCTGCCCGGCGGGCGCGTCGCGCTCGCGGTGCAGTACGGGCACCTACGCGCGTCCACGGTCACCGACGGCTACGCCGGACGAGCCCGCGACGGATTACGCCGCACCCTCGACATCGAAACCGCACGAGCCATGGCTGACTACCTCGACACCGTCGCCGATCGTCTCCACCGCGGCGAACACGTCTCCGGGCCCGCCGCACGCCGCCTGATCAGCGCCGCCACCGAAGCCCGGAACCGGTACGAGGGCATGTTCCTGACCCCTACACAGGCCCGCGCCCTGCTCAAAGTTCCGCAATTCCACGTTCACGACAACCCCGAGGCCTTCCTCACCTGCAACTACGACCCCACCAAAGCGCTCTGCCACCCAGATCGCGCCCACCCGTCCGGCCGGTCAAAATCCCCGGCGACCGACCGATGCGATCCGGCCTGTGCGAACATTGCGCGCACCGACACCCACATCGCCGCACTGCGCACCGAGATCGCCCGACTCCGCGACGAAATCGCCGAGCCGGCCACCCCGATGCCGCTGCGTGAACGCCTCCGTCAACGAGCAGCCCACCTGAACAAACTCGTCGAACAACACGAGAAGACCCGCACCACGAACCGCGAGGAGACCGACGTTGACCGATGA